From the genome of Danio aesculapii chromosome 16, fDanAes4.1, whole genome shotgun sequence, one region includes:
- the LOC130243127 gene encoding oxysterol-binding protein-related protein 3-like: protein MDRCTKELSVCEAQLLELNHLLRSMEVLHRTYSAPAINALQASTYDSPKKEKRHPRKWRPKNYGKDNKTTLQVPSCMSAGSVRLHASNPNLSSVDLTTEKTYHEPLDSPIDVSKLQEDFCRVANNLHTTMKSALCMLTTEKERVKTDAGARALSVTVSSASGTEERSDCSTNTSSHTSSLSGRILILNTAY from the exons ATGGACAGGTGCACCAAAG aaCTGTCTGTATGCGAGGCTCAGTTGCTGGAACTAAATCACTTGTTAAGAAGTATGGAGGTGTTACACCGTACATACTCCGCCCCAGCCATCAACGCTCTGCAG GCTTCAACATATGACAGCCCCAAAAAAGAGAAGAGGCATCCCAGAAAATGGCGTCCTAAGAATTACGGCAAAGACAACAAAACAACCCTGCAG GTTCCAAGCTGTATGTCGGCAGGCTCTGTACGTCTCCATGCATCCAATCCCAACCTCTCTTCAGTAGACCTGACCACTGAGAAGACCTATCATGAACCTCTGGACTCTCCTATAGACGTATCCAAACTACAGGAAGATTTCTGCCGAGTTGCAAACAACC TTCATACAACCATGAAATCAGCGCTGTGTATGCTGACTACAGAGAAGGAGAGAGTTAAAACAGATGCTGGAGCACGAGCCTTGTCCGTCACCGTCAGCTCAGCTTCTGGGACTGAAGAACGCTCTGACTGCAGTACGAACACTAGCTCACACACTTCCTCTCTCTCTGGACGTATCCTCATACTCAACACTGCTTACTAA